The following DNA comes from Ignavibacteria bacterium.
ACCGATACTGCCATAAAAGCGTTCTGAACTATCCATGTATATGCAAGGAGCTTTAATGTTTTGTTTGAAGCCAGGTAATTCTGCGAACCGCGGAATATTACCAGTAATATTGCCATTGAAAGCAGTATGCTGAAAATGAGATAATAAGTGCCTTCATGGACATAGTACGCAATGTTCTCAATATTTGCCGCATCAAAGCCAAGCCACGTAACCTGTATATCAATTACATTCAGAAGCAGCAGCAAAGCATTCATCATTACAAGCAGTACAATTCCCATTTTTGTTTCAAGCTTAAGCGAGTTTGGCTTAAAGCGGTATGAAAAGAGGGTATACATTAAATGTGATTTCGGTACAGGCTTAGTGCGTGAGTGCACCTTGAATATTTTATCACGCTGCAATGAATCGTGGAATGAGTTATCAAGCTCTGTAAATACCCTGATATTATTGTTATAAATAAAAGCGGTAATTAACATTAATCCCAGCAGGATATAAAAGAAACGAAGTATGGGATAATTTATAAAAATATCATACAGGTAATTCCCAATTGAATCCCAGAAAGTAACTGAGTATGAGTTGAAGACCGGATTGGAATAAGCGTAAATGGAATAGAATATCACAAAAAATATTAGCGGTATAAAGGCAAGCTTAACGAACTTTAGAGCCAGCTTAAACGCCCTGAACTTTGAAGCGAAATACCTGAGCTCAGTATATATGTTATACGGAAAGATCACAAAACTTGAAACTGTGGTAAGCACTGCGCTGTAGACTGTCTGAAGCTGCGGCTGGTGAATGTACCCTGTAAAGATCATAAAACAAACAAATGCTGCAAATTTGGCGTAACCGGAGTTTATGAACAAAACCATCGCCGAGGCATACAAAGCAGCAAGCATCGATACAATGACATTTTTATTTTTAATATTCTCTTCATTCATAAAAAGCTGGGCAACGATTCCGAGAGAGAAAAAAATAAAAATGTTCAGCCCCAGCTTTTCTGACCAGAAGAAAAAATTATAGATTACCAGAAGCGCAATTGTAATAATGAACCTGGGCTTATGCATGTTGGGGCCCTCCGGATATGATGATCTTTTTCATGATTTGTTTTTTCAGCTTCGCGCTTTATTTTGCGCTGCTGTTTATTAACCTTTCAAGTGCGTCTAAATGTTCGTTAAATGCTCTCCTTCCTGCAGCTGAAGCTGAATATGTTGTATTCGGCTTTTTGCCTATAAATGATTTATTGACCTTCACATATTTTGCTTTTTCAAGTGATGCCATATGGCTGGCAAGGTTCCCGTCAGTAACATCAAGGTGGGTTTTAAGGGAATTAAAATCAACCCAATCGTTTACCATCAGCATTGACATGATCCCAAGCCTGATCTTGCTTTCAAAGAGCTTATTAATATTTACGAGGATATCCTTCAATTTGTTCCGCTTAACAGGCTGAAATTCAATTATTTATTTTCATATTTAAAATACATCACTAATCCGTAAAGAATATTAAGCAAACCGAATCCTGCACCCCAGAAATATATAGCTTCATTAAGGAAAAGCATTGATATAAGCCCGAGCAGAATTTCAGAAACACCGAGCCATTTTATTTCACTTAAAGTGAACTTACCGGCGTTCAATAGGGCAAGCCCGTAGAACACAAGCATTGAAGGCAGCACAAGCCAGTCATAATATTGATATATAAGTATAAGGCAGAAAACTCCCCCGGTTACAAGGGGTAAGAACAGGTTCACTACCAGTCTTTTTGCGGAGCCATCCCAAACCGGGTACCCGTTCTTTTTTGCCTTCCTGGCGGTAAAGTATATTGCCGCAAGGAAAGTTATAACAAGTACAGCCGCAGATACTGTAATTCCGAAAATTATGAAATCAAGACGCGTTTCAGCGGATATCATTGGTGAGCTGGAATAATCCATAAACCTGAAAAGCTTTTGATGAAGGATAAATGCCGCTATCAGGCCCATTATACCGGCGCTTATACCTGATAGCCCGCTGAGCGATATAAAGCTGCTGGAACGCTCCATCAGGCTTCGTATCTCCGTCAGGTTCTTTAAATGCTGCTGGTTTGAATCCATTTCACTGTTTCCGGGTTTATTCTGCTCCATTGTTCAAGAATTTGGTTTCTGCTAAAAAGTACTTTGTAATGCAAAGTTAATCGAAGAAAATTGAAATGTCAAGGATTAAAAGAAAAAAACTATGGTATTTGGTGATTGGATATAAAAAAAGGCTCCTTGCGGAGCCATTAAATTTCATTTTTTTTTCTGTAACAAAACAGAACCATTATGTTCTTTCTATTCTTAAGCTGATGCTTTTTGAATCAGCTCACTTTCGCGTTCATCTGATAATCCTGCAACAGGAGCCTTCCATCCCAAAGCAGAATAATAATCCACGCATCGTTTAACGCTTTCATTGAAGTTATGGAAGAAAACGGGGAAATCATTTTCTGCCCTTGAATTATCAAGGCACATATTCATTGCTCCAACCCATACTGGCAGGTCAGCCCACGGCTGAATTTTATTTTCTTCGATGAAATCCATAGATACATCGATTAGTTCAGGTGTTTTACCGGTCAGCACAGAAGCAGAATTAATATATTCCTTAAGTGTTACCGGTTTATGGGTTACAGCGTTATAGATCCTGTTATGCTCCTTCACATCTATAGCTGCCCTAATAAGCTCTGCAAAATCCTCGCTGAATGTTGCTGTAAAGCTTTCTTTGCCGCCATCAGGAAAAAGTATTTTTTTATTATTATGCACTTTGTACAGCCAGTAATAGAACCTGTCAGTGTAATCATACCTGCCGTATATCAGCCCGGGCCTGAAGATAACTGAATCCAGCCATTTTTTATTAAGCAGGATCCTTTCACACTCAGCTTTTTTTTCACCGTAAGTGGAATTAACATCAGGATCTGTTTTCTGTTCTTCGGTACATGGCAAGGTTGGCGCATCTTCCTCCAGCGGCTTGCTCCAGAACTCCGGGTCGTTCATAGGATAAACACTTGCAGTGGAAATAAATATATACCTTCCAACCTTACCATTTAGCATTTCGGTGATCTCATCCAGGTTTACAGGATACATACAGCTGAAATCTATGACAGTATCCCAGTCTTCATCTGCGATCTGTTTTATTTCTTCAGGATTAAGTCTATCCCCCTGTATATGCCGAAGCTCAGGGAAAATTCCGGGAGAGCGTTTGCCGCGGTTAAAAAGTACGGGCTGTATATCAAGCTTTATGAGGTTTTCGGTAAGGATCCTGCCAACGAACCCTGTGCCGCCTAAGATGAGAATTTTTTTCATATCAATAATTTTACGTATTATAAAAAAGTTTCAGAAAGGAGGGCACAAAAAAAGCGGAGCTAAGCTCCGCTGTAAATTTAAATACTTATTTTATTAACTGAAATATAAATCTATATAACCGTTCACTTGTTATCATGGAAATCAAGCTCTTCAAGATCAATGAGTATCTTCCGCGCGTTCAGAATATTTTCATCTCCTGTTACCTGGATCTCTGTTACTCCGTTTTTGCTGATCGAATAAATGATTCCTGCATCGTTAAGTAATGATTCAGCCACTGAAATAATTGACGTATTACGTGATGCCAGAACTGTCTTTGGCTGGTTGTTTTTAGCCATATTAAACTCCACGAAATTTGCTATTTGCAATATTTATACTTTTATATTAACGTAAAATAAACTAAATATTGCAATGTAGGAATACCTTAAAGACGTTAGGCTAAAAATAAAATAAATCTATGTTTATTAATGATATAGAAACGGTTATTTTTTCCGGGCTTTCATAAATGATGCAATATCCCGTTTTACATTGTCCTTTTTTGAGCCCAGTTCCTCAATTATTCTTTCCCTGTCGCCCTCTGTTCTGTTTTGGCTTAATTTGAATTTCCCTTCAATTTCTTTTATTTTTATGCTGAAAGCAACAATTCCATCGAGTAAACCGTTTTTATAATCTTCCGGTAAGCTTTCCCACTGCATTTGATACTGAGGCTCGAAAACTTTGAATGAATCTTCAAGCACAGCAATTCTTTCTTCTAATGAATGGTGAATTTGAGGCACACCGTAAGCGTGTACTGCGATGTAGTTCCACGTAGGTACACTCACCGGGTTATCGTAAAGCTTAGGTGATATATATGCATGCGGTTCCTGGAAAATAACAAGCACTTCTTCATCAGCTTTAAAATTAGCCCACTGCGGGTTTGCCTTAGCCATATGCGCTCTTAGAATAATTTCACCGTCATTTTTTTCAACCAAAAAAGGGAGGTGAGTTGCCCAATATCTTTTCTTTGCGGTATTGACCAATGATGCAAAGTTGTATTGCTTCATGAATTCAACTAACTTCGCTCTTTCATTCTCTTCGAAATGTTTTGGAGTGTACATTTGGCAGTCCTGGATTTTTGGTGGCAGAATTTTTTACGATAAGACTTCAAAAGTCTTATCACATATTATATAAATAAGATTCATCTGAAAATACTATGACAAAAACAGACTTTTGAAGTCTTACGAACTTCAAAGCTCTTTACTTAAGATTACACTCTTATAATTAACATCAGGCCATTGCCAGTAATGGATATATTCATATCCGCGGTTATTGTAATAATCAATTAAATGCAAAGCTTTCTCGGATGTATCAAGCACTACACGCTTTTTATTTCTTTTTATGGCAAGTGATTCAACAAAATCCATTAACTTTGAGCCAAGGCCGTGCTTCTGCAGAGCCGGCTCAACAGCAAACTTGCCTATTAGCACAGAATCATTTTGTTTATAAATTTCCGGGGCATCATCCCACATAGTAGTATAATAGAATACAGTACCGGTAAGCTTGCTGCTTGCTTCAAGAATGTAACACTCCCCTTTTTTCAGATAATTCCGTGTGTATTCAGCACTTTGAAATGTTGCAATGAAGTTCAGCCCCATATCAGCAAGCCTTTTATATGCACGGTGCAGAAGGTCTGTTAGCTCCTCAACAGAATCTTTAGATTCATCAAAGAGCCGGATTGTATAATTTGTGTTATTTAAAGTGAATGTTTTCATTGGCAGTGCATTACCCCTACTTCGAACACAACTGCGTTGCGTTCTCTTCTCCCCCTGTTAGGGGGAGATCAAGAGGGGGTATTTTCATTTCCCGCTCTGAAGAGCGGGGCAAATCAAAATCTAATTATTAACAGACAAAAATTCCTGTTATTCTAAATCAAAAAAAATTATAAAACTGCGCCTTTGCGTCTTCGCGAGATCAAAAAAAGCAATCACACAAACAGATCAACAAATTCAAATTTACGCCCGTCAAACAGACCCTTATCACTCAGCTTTAGCTGAGGAATAACCAAAAGTGCCATAAATGATAATGTCATAAACGGCGCATGAAGCTCAGTACCAAGCTCTTTAGCCATTGCGTCAAGGCGTGTGTATTTTTCTGCGATTGTATAGCCGTCTTCATTTGTCATAATTCCCGCAACAGGCAGCGGCAATACTTCAACATTGCCGTCAAAAGCAACTGATATGCCGCCTTTATAATCAATTATTCCGTTAACGGCATTGCAGATATCTTCATCTGATGCGCCAACAGCTATGATATTATGTGAATCATGCCCAACACATGAAGCAATAGCTCCCCGCTTTAGCCCGAAATTCCGGATAAATCCAACCGCCGGCTTTTCATTGTTATACCTGCATACAACTGTCATCTTAAGAACATCGTTTGCAGTATTGGATACCAGCTTCGCATCAAAAAGCTTTGCCGGTTCATGAAGCTCTTCAGTTATAAGCTGGACTTCGAGTGCTTTAATAACCCTGATAACGGGTGCACCGTCATTACGGGCATTCACGGAAAAATCACCGGGTGATTTCCTGGTAGTGTTAAAATTATTTACAATTTCCGCCGGGACTCTTTCTATCAGAGACTTACCTTCTTCTGCAACCAATTGCCCGTTAATGAATGTTTTTAAAACCTTAAAATCAGTTAAGTTATTTACAACAATAAGATCCGCTGCATCACCTGGCTGAAGCAGCCCGACATCAAGCTTATAATGCTTAACAGGGTTCACACATGCGGCAGTAAGTACATCAAACAGGTCATACCCGTATTTTACAGAACGCCGGACATGTTCATCTATCTGGCTTACAACAAGATCATTGGGGTGTTTATCATCGCTGCAGAACATTACCATTTGCGGGTGAGAGCCAAGCAGCGGATGCAGGGCTTCATAGTTTTTAGCGGCGGAGCCTTCGCGGATGAGAATTTTCATTCCGTACCCTATTTTGCTCAACGCTTCATCAAGTGTAAAGCACTCATGGTCAGTTGATATTCCTGCTTCTATATATTTCTTTGCGTCTTCACCTTTTAGTCCGGGGGCATGCCCGTCAACGGGTCTGCCTAAACTATGAGCGATATTGATCTTATCCATTACAAGCGGGTCACGGTGCAGTACACCCGGATAGTTCATCATTTCACTAAGATATTTCAAGCCGTCTTCTTCAAACAGTCTTTTAATATCTTCAGCGGTTATAACTGCTCCCGCGGTTTCGAATGTTGTAGCCGGAACACAGGAAGGCGCGCCGAAATAGAATTTGAACGGCACTTTTTTGCCGTTATCTATCATATACCTAACGCCGTCGAGTCCGAGTACATTGCCGATTTCATGCGGATCTGATACCGTGGCAATTGTACCATGCAGCACGGCAAGCCGTGCAAATTCAGATGGAATTAACATTGAGCTTTCCACGTGGACGTGGGCATCTATGAATCCGGGCAGGATGTAGTTCTCATACTTGCCTTCAGTAGGTGTAATTGATTTAATCTTTCCATCTTCAAATGTTACTGTGCCCGGAAAAATCTTCCTGTTCAAAACATCAACGATATTGCCTGTAAGTTCCATAGTTTTATTATAAATATGCCGGGTCGTTAGACCTGATACTACACTTTGTGTTATTCAAGCGGAAGCAGGAATCTTAATTAATTACAAATTTAGTGAGTTTAGGCGAGGGTTAAAAGAGAAAAATGGAAATGCAGAAAACGTTATTGTTCGCTAATTCCCCTTGAAAACTTAGTGACTAAAAGCTATGTTTAATTAACAAAATGGAGATTTTCTCACAAATACCGGAGCTGTTCATTGATTTTATTATCACAGTTGCCCTTGCATTCCTGATAGGGTTTGAGCAGCGCAAAAGGCGTGATGAAGAAAAAGAGGACAGCGAAGAAACTGATTCGCCCTCTTTCGGTACAGACAGGACCTTTGCATTCATTGGTTCACTTGGATTTATTTTGTATACCATCTCGCCGCAGAATCTTTACCTTTTTATAACGGGCGCAGTTATACTTGCAGCACTGCTGGGAATTTTTTATTTTTCAAAGATCCGTGATACAAAATCATGGGGTCTCACATCAATTTTTGTTGCTTTTATTACATATTCTCTCGGACCGCTTATTATCACACAGCCAAAATGGCTTACTGTACTTATAGTTGTTACAGTACTGATAATGGTCGAAAAGAAAACTTTTTTCAAAAAAGTATCCGAAAGGATAGATATTGAAGAGTTCACAACCCTTGCGAAATTTCTCATCGTTGCAGGAGTCATACTGCCATTGCTGCCCAGTGATGTAACACTGCCATATATAAGCCTCTCGCCATATGAAATATGGCTTACAGTTGTGATAGTTTCGGCAATATCCTATGCAAGCTACCTGCTTCAGACTTATTTTTTCAGGAAGTCTGGAGTAATAATCACGGCGCTGCTTGGGGGAATGTACAGTTCAACGGCAACAACTGTAATAATTTCAAAACGGAGCCGTGAGGTAAAAAGCAGCTCAGGAATTTATGCTGCATCAATAATAATAGCAAATGCAATGATGTACCTTAGGGTGCTGATACTTATGTTCATCTTTAACAGGGAGCTTGCCTTCATGATGCTTCCATTTTCAGCGATATTAATTGTTGCAACAGCTTCAGCGGGAGTATTTATTTATTTAAGAAATAAACCCAAGCAAAAGGAGCTTCTTCAGTCACCCCATACAAATCCGCTTGAACTTAAGGTTTCGCTTCTGTTTGCGGGATTGTTTATACTCTTCAGCATAGTAACATCATACACTATCACGAATTTCGGCACATCAGGGCTTGATATACTTTCTTTTATAACCGGGTTTACTGATATTGACCCGTTTTTGCTGAACATTTTCCAGGGCAAATATGAGCTTCCGCTTGATACACTTGGCAGGGCCGCGCTGCAGGCGATAATTTCAAATAATATCCTGAAATCTATTTACATATTATCTTTTGCTGAAAGGCATACGAAGATCTTAGCCGGTACGGCCATGGGAATTATAACTTTGATCACTGCTGCGTTGGCATTGGTTGTTGAGATAATGTAACCGCAAATGAAGAATGATAAAAGATAACCAACTTTCAAAAGGCGAAAGTCAGGCGAATTTCACTAATTACACGAATTGAGCAGGAAAGTATTTGTAATATTATTAATATTGTTTTCTGTAAACCAATTTTCTTTTGCACAAAAAATTGAGCCGGGAAGGTATGTTTCTGTATGGAAGTATAATCATTTTACAGGAGAGACTGTTTATAATTCGGAATATCGCGAAGAAATTACAATCCTTGATAGCTTACACTTTAAATTTGGATACAGGGATGATATTGTAAACGATATTGGTTTCGGA
Coding sequences within:
- a CDS encoding transcriptional regulator, with the translated sequence MKDILVNINKLFESKIRLGIMSMLMVNDWVDFNSLKTHLDVTDGNLASHMASLEKAKYVKVNKSFIGKKPNTTYSASAAGRRAFNEHLDALERLINSSAK
- a CDS encoding GNAT family N-acetyltransferase; this translates as MKTFTLNNTNYTIRLFDESKDSVEELTDLLHRAYKRLADMGLNFIATFQSAEYTRNYLKKGECYILEASSKLTGTVFYYTTMWDDAPEIYKQNDSVLIGKFAVEPALQKHGLGSKLMDFVESLAIKRNKKRVVLDTSEKALHLIDYYNNRGYEYIHYWQWPDVNYKSVILSKEL
- a CDS encoding DUF4010 domain-containing protein, producing MEIFSQIPELFIDFIITVALAFLIGFEQRKRRDEEKEDSEETDSPSFGTDRTFAFIGSLGFILYTISPQNLYLFITGAVILAALLGIFYFSKIRDTKSWGLTSIFVAFITYSLGPLIITQPKWLTVLIVVTVLIMVEKKTFFKKVSERIDIEEFTTLAKFLIVAGVILPLLPSDVTLPYISLSPYEIWLTVVIVSAISYASYLLQTYFFRKSGVIITALLGGMYSSTATTVIISKRSREVKSSSGIYAASIIIANAMMYLRVLILMFIFNRELAFMMLPFSAILIVATASAGVFIYLRNKPKQKELLQSPHTNPLELKVSLLFAGLFILFSIVTSYTITNFGTSGLDILSFITGFTDIDPFLLNIFQGKYELPLDTLGRAALQAIISNNILKSIYILSFAERHTKILAGTAMGIITLITAALALVVEIM
- the ade gene encoding adenine deaminase; the encoded protein is MELTGNIVDVLNRKIFPGTVTFEDGKIKSITPTEGKYENYILPGFIDAHVHVESSMLIPSEFARLAVLHGTIATVSDPHEIGNVLGLDGVRYMIDNGKKVPFKFYFGAPSCVPATTFETAGAVITAEDIKRLFEEDGLKYLSEMMNYPGVLHRDPLVMDKINIAHSLGRPVDGHAPGLKGEDAKKYIEAGISTDHECFTLDEALSKIGYGMKILIREGSAAKNYEALHPLLGSHPQMVMFCSDDKHPNDLVVSQIDEHVRRSVKYGYDLFDVLTAACVNPVKHYKLDVGLLQPGDAADLIVVNNLTDFKVLKTFINGQLVAEEGKSLIERVPAEIVNNFNTTRKSPGDFSVNARNDGAPVIRVIKALEVQLITEELHEPAKLFDAKLVSNTANDVLKMTVVCRYNNEKPAVGFIRNFGLKRGAIASCVGHDSHNIIAVGASDEDICNAVNGIIDYKGGISVAFDGNVEVLPLPVAGIMTNEDGYTIAEKYTRLDAMAKELGTELHAPFMTLSFMALLVIPQLKLSDKGLFDGRKFEFVDLFV
- a CDS encoding DUF4173 domain-containing protein; the encoded protein is MHKPRFIITIALLVIYNFFFWSEKLGLNIFIFFSLGIVAQLFMNEENIKNKNVIVSMLAALYASAMVLFINSGYAKFAAFVCFMIFTGYIHQPQLQTVYSAVLTTVSSFVIFPYNIYTELRYFASKFRAFKLALKFVKLAFIPLIFFVIFYSIYAYSNPVFNSYSVTFWDSIGNYLYDIFINYPILRFFYILLGLMLITAFIYNNNIRVFTELDNSFHDSLQRDKIFKVHSRTKPVPKSHLMYTLFSYRFKPNSLKLETKMGIVLLVMMNALLLLLNVIDIQVTWLGFDAANIENIAYYVHEGTYYLIFSILLSMAILLVIFRGSQNYLASNKTLKLLAYTWIVQNAFMAVSVSLRNIYYIEHYFALSYKRIGVMIFIILTLTGLVTMILKIHQKRTTFWLFKVNSMAAILMLLIMSSFSWDITIAEFNLKNPAKDKIDIDYLLKLNDDALPVLDKHRDVLNRDFLEYSFIFSDYNNGLTVYKQRVESFDINQENYSWLSWNLPDERTKQYYKENGSQIYLPLKKKNLDSLKNNVIDKNEHLETVPRNDNDINARENEPKIEETPKLNAPDIDRRQNQR
- a CDS encoding NAD-dependent epimerase/dehydratase family protein — its product is MKKILILGGTGFVGRILTENLIKLDIQPVLFNRGKRSPGIFPELRHIQGDRLNPEEIKQIADEDWDTVIDFSCMYPVNLDEITEMLNGKVGRYIFISTASVYPMNDPEFWSKPLEEDAPTLPCTEEQKTDPDVNSTYGEKKAECERILLNKKWLDSVIFRPGLIYGRYDYTDRFYYWLYKVHNNKKILFPDGGKESFTATFSEDFAELIRAAIDVKEHNRIYNAVTHKPVTLKEYINSASVLTGKTPELIDVSMDFIEENKIQPWADLPVWVGAMNMCLDNSRAENDFPVFFHNFNESVKRCVDYYSALGWKAPVAGLSDERESELIQKASA
- a CDS encoding FMN-binding negative transcriptional regulator translates to MYTPKHFEENERAKLVEFMKQYNFASLVNTAKKRYWATHLPFLVEKNDGEIILRAHMAKANPQWANFKADEEVLVIFQEPHAYISPKLYDNPVSVPTWNYIAVHAYGVPQIHHSLEERIAVLEDSFKVFEPQYQMQWESLPEDYKNGLLDGIVAFSIKIKEIEGKFKLSQNRTEGDRERIIEELGSKKDNVKRDIASFMKARKK